The DNA window TTTGTGTTGGTTTTGTATAGCTCTTCTCTACGGCACTTGGATTATGACCTTTTGAATGGTGATAGTTAAAATGCCGTCTGTTTCAGTGAAGTTCATAGTGAGGGGAAACGGCAAGCCTTCGTTTTGCATAGCCTCATTAACATAACCTAGTAATACAATAGTGCCTTCACGTGCGGTGAAGCGGTATAGGCCGCTATCGGTGTAGAAGTCCACAAAATCCTCATAGTCGGCAACGCTTGTAAGCTCATTTGGGCTGTTGTTGAATTCATCAATCACCGTGTCAGCGGACTGACACAGATAAATAGGAAACTGGTAATAATAGTTGTTGAACTTGTATGACAGACCCTCAAAACACCAGTTATACCATTTTCCGTTGGTTTGGTACATCCGATAACGGGAGTTGCCATAAGAAACAAGCAGAGATGTGTCGTCGATAACTCTGGCTGTACAGTTTTTAAGTCCCCATGAATTAATCCGCTCGGCCAATTCTAAAGCGGTTTCATCAGAAACAAAATAGGTTCCGTCATAGTATTTAACGCCGTCATCCTGGACGGCACCACTATCATAGGAAAAAGGCAGAATAAGTTTCTGCTCAGTAGCACAGTCCATAGCGATAATCTCGTCAATCTGGTGCGGGTGCTGCTTCATCCACAGGCGATGATAGGAATCAACTTGTGCGACCACCGCGGGAATGCACAAGGCGACCAGCAACAAGGCAAACAGCCCGCATAACACTTTCCACGACTGTATCCGCCGCCGGTATTTTCTGAAGGGTGCGATTTCTGTCTGTGCCGGCAGCTCCGTTTGCATATCCTCTTTCATGCTTTGCAGCAGTGCAAGGCACTGCGGGCAATTATCCAAATGCTCCTGTACCAAGCGGTTGCTGTCCTCACTGGTCATGCCCTCAGCGTAGCCGGGCAGTAAATCGCAGATTACATCACAACTCAGTTTCATAACTTTGCCTCCTTTCCATCAATTGCTTTTTTGCCCGAAAAAAGGTTACCCGCGCCCAGGTTTCACTCCGTCCCAATACCATACCGATCTGACGGAAAGTAAGGCCTCCCAGTGCTCGTAGGTATACCACCTCACGGTAAGGCTCATCCAGAGCGTGGATGGCCACATATAAGTCGTGGCAGTTCTCCTGTTCCATTAGCTGTGTTTCCAGCGGGGCAGTCAGCGGCTCGGATATACTGCATAAGGGCAGGGTGCGATTTTTCTCCTTACGCAGGTGCTGATACCATAGGTGCTTGGCGATCTGGCACAGCCAGACCGACACCTTGCAGTTACCGTTATAACGGTTGCTTGACAGAATAGCCCGGTAAAAAGTCTCTTGCGTCAGTTCTTCAGCTATCTGTGCACTGTGACACAGGGAAAGCAGATAACGATATACAGCCTGAGAATACTCCGCATATAATGCTTCCATATTTTCATTGTCCATGCCGTTACCTCCTTTCACCCTATATATCCCAAAATGATTCATTTCGTTACGAGATAAGGAAAACTTTTTAATAATGCGGTGTAAATATTCCAATCCGACCAAACATAATTCAAAAAAAGATACTCACAAACAAGTAAGCTTCACAACAATAGCTCTGTGAGTTGCTGTTATGTACAATTATATTTAGGGGCTTGCAAATAAACAAGGTGGGGGACTTGTTACCAATGTATTATCAGCTTAGTAAAGGGTTGAACCCCATGTTTATATAAGCTCAAGCTTTCGTGTCAATGATTTTGATA is part of the Oxobacter pfennigii genome and encodes:
- a CDS encoding anti-sigma factor family protein translates to MKLSCDVICDLLPGYAEGMTSEDSNRLVQEHLDNCPQCLALLQSMKEDMQTELPAQTEIAPFRKYRRRIQSWKVLCGLFALLLVALCIPAVVAQVDSYHRLWMKQHPHQIDEIIAMDCATEQKLILPFSYDSGAVQDDGVKYYDGTYFVSDETALELAERINSWGLKNCTARVIDDTSLLVSYGNSRYRMYQTNGKWYNWCFEGLSYKFNNYYYQFPIYLCQSADTVIDEFNNSPNELTSVADYEDFVDFYTDSGLYRFTAREGTIVLLGYVNEAMQNEGLPFPLTMNFTETDGILTITIQKVIIQVP
- a CDS encoding RNA polymerase sigma factor; this translates as MNHFGIYRVKGGNGMDNENMEALYAEYSQAVYRYLLSLCHSAQIAEELTQETFYRAILSSNRYNGNCKVSVWLCQIAKHLWYQHLRKEKNRTLPLCSISEPLTAPLETQLMEQENCHDLYVAIHALDEPYREVVYLRALGGLTFRQIGMVLGRSETWARVTFFRAKKQLMERRQSYETEL